A part of Halobaculum sp. MBLA0143 genomic DNA contains:
- a CDS encoding ABC transporter ATP-binding protein encodes MLRTRGLTKRFGGLTAVDDVDFELGRNQLCSLIGPNGAGKTTFFDLLTGTLTPTEGVVEVAADAGTANADPEEAEAATDGGSEPATDAGSVGESESTTGAGWQNVTDAGPHETAALGVHRSYQITNVFPTSTVLENVRVAAQAAGPDAATVWRNAGRLDRYREEAAEILARVGLGERAHEPASALSHGAKRKLEVAIALAGDPDVLLLDEPNAGVSSESVDEIVALIEDVSSDHAVLLVEHNMDIVMNVSDRVVVLNQGAVIADGPPAAVRDDEAVQRAYLGGYGEDDSAASATTGGEPS; translated from the coding sequence ATGCTCCGCACGCGCGGACTCACGAAGCGGTTCGGCGGGCTGACCGCGGTCGACGACGTGGACTTCGAGCTCGGCCGCAACCAGCTGTGTTCGCTGATCGGCCCGAACGGCGCCGGCAAGACGACGTTCTTCGACCTGCTGACGGGGACGCTCACCCCGACGGAGGGGGTCGTCGAGGTCGCCGCAGACGCGGGCACGGCGAACGCGGACCCCGAGGAGGCGGAGGCGGCCACCGACGGCGGCTCCGAGCCAGCGACCGACGCCGGGTCGGTCGGCGAGTCCGAGTCGACGACGGGAGCCGGCTGGCAGAACGTGACTGACGCCGGACCACACGAGACCGCGGCGCTGGGCGTCCACCGGTCGTACCAGATCACCAACGTGTTCCCGACGAGCACGGTGTTGGAGAACGTCCGGGTGGCAGCACAGGCGGCCGGGCCGGACGCGGCGACCGTCTGGCGCAACGCCGGTCGGCTCGACCGCTACCGGGAGGAGGCCGCGGAGATCCTCGCCCGGGTCGGGCTCGGCGAGCGGGCCCACGAGCCGGCGTCGGCGCTGTCACACGGCGCGAAACGGAAGCTGGAGGTGGCCATCGCGCTCGCGGGCGACCCGGACGTGCTCCTGTTGGACGAGCCGAACGCCGGGGTGTCCTCGGAGAGCGTCGACGAGATCGTCGCGCTGATCGAAGACGTCTCCAGCGACCACGCCGTGTTACTCGTCGAACACAACATGGACATCGTGATGAACGTCTCCGACAGAGTGGTCGTGTTGAATCAGGGCGCCGTGATCGCCGACGGCCCGCCGGCTGCGGTTCGGGACGACGAGGCGGTCCAACGAGCGTACCTGGGCGGCTACGGCGAGGACGACTCCGCCGCGAGCGCGACGACCGGGGGTGAGCCGTCGTGA
- a CDS encoding HesB/IscA family protein: MSTQATEGDAGEPVVVTTAAADQAIALMESEGMDTGVGGLRLFVQQGGCAGLSYGMRFDDEPEPDDRVTEHHGLRVFVDPASLEYVGGSTLDYEDGLQAAGFHVENPNVVSECGCGESFRT; this comes from the coding sequence ATGAGCACCCAAGCCACCGAAGGGGACGCCGGGGAGCCGGTCGTCGTGACGACGGCGGCGGCAGACCAGGCGATCGCACTGATGGAGTCGGAGGGGATGGACACGGGAGTCGGCGGACTTCGGTTGTTCGTCCAACAGGGCGGCTGTGCCGGACTGTCGTACGGGATGCGGTTCGACGACGAGCCGGAGCCGGACGACCGCGTGACGGAACACCACGGGCTCCGGGTGTTCGTCGACCCGGCCTCGCTGGAGTACGTCGGCGGGTCGACGCTCGACTACGAGGACGGGCTCCAGGCGGCGGGGTTCCACGTCGAGAACCCGAACGTCGTCAGCGAGTGCGGCTGTGGCGAGAGCTTCCGAACGTAG
- a CDS encoding ABC transporter substrate-binding protein, with protein MTDDVTRRKALAAMGAAGVAGIAGCAGGDGGGDQTETDGGTPTATEAGTTMGSSGDASGTVKVGVLQPVSGDLKYYGSQALWGFYAGLAHKTGTDPVPDASTGTKTVEAGDVTYELVVRDSKFSADEAQTVATSLVTNEDVDVLFGAASSGAARRVIDTVVKQTDVPYLAGPAASASLTASAESCDRRVFRASENTAMDARSGGTYVAQETDVSKVYLFGADYSFGRAVVNNYKTVLQNQGVEIVGEKFVPRGYSKWDGLLSNAEEAGAEGIVGGFTVSTLPNLFTAFLQGDYSYRLFGGLATRITNAVVGQILQKVFGKPLTEEKLSGVKAGPFTTRYHWNQYDNDINRQFVDTYTSTYGTVPDLFTSGTFTSASALVQAVEEGGSTEPGDIVSQLRGMTVAETPKGEDGYTFQKYNNQAQSSMTVAGVVPTADEYTDTWGAAIQPSDPLATVSGEQATIPESDVDCSL; from the coding sequence ATGACAGACGACGTGACACGACGGAAGGCGCTGGCAGCGATGGGTGCGGCGGGAGTGGCCGGGATCGCCGGCTGTGCGGGCGGTGACGGGGGCGGTGACCAGACGGAGACGGACGGAGGCACGCCGACGGCGACGGAAGCGGGGACGACGATGGGTTCGAGCGGCGACGCCTCCGGCACGGTGAAGGTGGGGGTACTCCAGCCGGTGTCGGGGGACCTGAAGTACTACGGCTCGCAGGCACTGTGGGGGTTCTACGCCGGACTGGCTCACAAGACCGGGACGGACCCCGTTCCGGACGCGTCCACCGGGACGAAGACGGTCGAGGCGGGCGACGTGACCTACGAGCTCGTGGTACGGGACTCGAAGTTCTCGGCAGACGAGGCACAGACGGTGGCGACGAGCCTCGTCACGAACGAGGACGTAGATGTCCTGTTCGGGGCCGCCTCCTCGGGCGCGGCCCGGCGCGTGATCGACACGGTCGTGAAACAGACGGACGTGCCGTACCTGGCCGGGCCGGCGGCGTCCGCGTCGCTGACCGCCAGCGCGGAGTCGTGTGACCGGCGTGTGTTCCGCGCGTCGGAGAACACCGCGATGGACGCCCGCTCGGGCGGGACGTACGTCGCCCAGGAGACGGACGTGTCGAAGGTGTACCTGTTCGGCGCAGACTACTCCTTCGGACGGGCGGTCGTCAACAACTACAAGACGGTGCTCCAGAACCAGGGCGTGGAGATCGTGGGCGAGAAGTTCGTCCCGCGGGGGTACAGCAAGTGGGACGGGCTCCTGTCGAACGCGGAGGAGGCGGGCGCAGAGGGGATCGTCGGCGGCTTCACCGTGTCGACGCTGCCGAACCTGTTCACCGCGTTCCTCCAGGGCGACTACTCCTACCGGCTGTTCGGTGGTCTCGCCACCCGGATCACGAACGCGGTCGTCGGCCAGATCCTCCAGAAGGTGTTCGGGAAGCCGCTGACAGAAGAGAAGCTGAGCGGGGTGAAGGCCGGACCGTTCACGACGCGGTACCACTGGAACCAGTACGACAACGACATCAACCGACAGTTCGTCGACACGTACACGAGCACGTACGGGACGGTGCCGGACCTGTTCACCTCCGGGACGTTCACGTCGGCGTCGGCGTTGGTCCAGGCGGTCGAGGAGGGTGGCTCGACGGAGCCCGGAGACATCGTCTCGCAGCTGCGCGGGATGACCGTCGCCGAGACGCCGAAGGGGGAGGACGGCTACACGTTCCAGAAGTACAACAACCAGGCGCAGTCGTCGATGACGGTCGCCGGGGTCGTCCCGACGGCCGACGAGTACACCGACACCTGGGGGGCGGCGATCCAGCCGAGCGACCCGTTGGCGACCGTCTCGGGCGAACAGGCGACCATCCCGGAGAGCGACGTGGACTGCTCGCTGTAG
- a CDS encoding branched-chain amino acid ABC transporter permease, translated as MIVDALGQFLRPSTLAGVAIEGLSLAALYVMITTGLTLIFGLMGVLNFAHGALTMIGAYLGGLVTVLLVGTATGGPLRFLAFFAAVLVTFGALAALGGAIEVSLIRPIYDRPPLYQILLTFGLTLTLEELVRIVLLFYGIQPISDWQDALGTRPALLGESVTFGGVSVDGLAVFQILFGLATVVGIWAFLTRTRYGLYVRAGSEDGEMLSALGVDVRRVFTVVFALGTGVAGVAGVLLAWDPNWAASVPLAAETLLPAFVVVIVGGLGTFRGTVVAALLVGLTDATMTWWFQNYVDFTGLPEITVFLVLVIMLIVRPQGLFGVSEVGGH; from the coding sequence CTGATCGTAGACGCCCTCGGGCAGTTCCTCCGGCCGTCGACGCTGGCCGGAGTGGCCATAGAGGGGCTGTCGCTGGCGGCACTGTACGTGATGATCACCACTGGGCTGACGCTGATCTTCGGGCTGATGGGCGTGTTGAACTTCGCCCACGGCGCCCTGACGATGATCGGCGCCTACCTCGGCGGCCTCGTCACCGTCCTGCTCGTCGGGACCGCGACGGGCGGCCCGCTCCGGTTCCTGGCCTTCTTCGCGGCCGTCCTCGTCACGTTCGGCGCGCTGGCGGCGTTGGGCGGCGCGATCGAGGTGTCGCTGATCCGGCCGATCTACGACCGACCGCCGTTGTACCAGATCCTGCTCACGTTCGGCCTGACGCTCACGCTGGAGGAACTCGTCCGGATCGTCCTGTTGTTCTACGGGATCCAGCCGATCTCCGACTGGCAGGACGCGCTGGGGACCCGCCCGGCGTTGTTGGGCGAGAGCGTCACGTTCGGCGGCGTGAGCGTCGACGGGCTGGCCGTGTTCCAGATCCTGTTCGGACTGGCGACCGTCGTCGGTATCTGGGCGTTTCTCACCCGCACCCGTTACGGGCTGTACGTCCGGGCGGGCAGCGAGGACGGGGAGATGCTGTCGGCGCTCGGCGTAGACGTGCGCCGAGTGTTCACCGTCGTGTTCGCGCTCGGCACCGGCGTCGCCGGCGTCGCGGGCGTGCTCTTGGCGTGGGACCCCAACTGGGCGGCCTCGGTCCCGTTGGCCGCGGAGACGCTGCTGCCGGCGTTCGTCGTCGTCATCGTCGGCGGGCTCGGCACGTTCCGCGGGACGGTCGTCGCGGCGTTGCTCGTCGGCCTGACGGACGCCACCATGACCTGGTGGTTCCAGAACTACGTCGACTTCACCGGGCTGCCGGAGATCACCGTGTTCCTCGTGTTGGTGATCATGCTGATCGTCCGTCCACAGGGGTTGTTCGGCGTCTCGGAGGTGGGGGGCCATTAG
- a CDS encoding ABC transporter ATP-binding protein, which produces MTDTPDEEPLLSVDGIQSYYGDSHVLEGVDLEVYEGEVVALIGRNGVGKTTTLRSILQLTPPREGSIRYRGEELVGLGTHEVAARGIGWVPEDRRVFSQLSVAENVRAAVPEGGDVDAGMRRAFDRFPDLEDRQAANAGDLSGGQQQMLAVARGLVGDNDVLLVDEPSEGLAPMIVEAVADALSEAAEEATLLLVEQNLPLALDLADRFYVLDHGTVVDSGDADAVSADSDRLRRYLSA; this is translated from the coding sequence GTGACCGACACCCCCGACGAGGAGCCGTTGTTGTCCGTCGACGGAATCCAGAGTTACTACGGCGACAGCCACGTCCTGGAGGGGGTCGATCTGGAGGTGTACGAAGGCGAGGTGGTCGCCCTGATCGGGCGTAACGGCGTCGGCAAGACGACGACGCTGCGGTCGATTCTCCAGTTGACTCCGCCCCGCGAGGGGTCGATTCGGTACCGCGGCGAGGAGCTGGTCGGGCTGGGCACCCACGAGGTGGCCGCCCGCGGAATCGGCTGGGTGCCGGAGGACCGCCGCGTGTTCTCCCAGCTGAGCGTCGCCGAGAACGTCCGAGCGGCCGTCCCGGAGGGGGGTGACGTGGACGCCGGAATGCGGCGTGCGTTCGACCGATTCCCCGACCTCGAAGACCGCCAGGCGGCCAACGCCGGCGACCTCTCCGGCGGTCAACAACAGATGCTGGCGGTCGCTCGCGGTCTCGTCGGCGACAACGACGTGTTGCTCGTCGACGAGCCCTCCGAGGGACTCGCGCCGATGATCGTGGAGGCGGTCGCCGACGCGCTGTCGGAGGCCGCCGAGGAGGCGACCCTGTTGCTCGTCGAGCAGAATCTGCCGTTGGCACTGGACCTGGCCGACCGCTTCTACGTGTTGGACCACGGAACCGTCGTCGACAGCGGGGACGCCGACGCCGTCTCCGCCGACTCCGACCGACTCAGGAGGTACCTCTCTGCGTGA